A single genomic interval of Phoenix dactylifera cultivar Barhee BC4 unplaced genomic scaffold, palm_55x_up_171113_PBpolish2nd_filt_p 000299F, whole genome shotgun sequence harbors:
- the LOC103697955 gene encoding protein EMSY-LIKE 3-like — protein MESEIHRLEQEAYSSVLRAFKAQSDALNWEKESLITELRKELKLSDEEHRELLSRVNADDTIWRIRHWRQAGGLQSNLLNNAQPVHDPAPSPTDSASRKRQKTTIPSQSLGASSPVLHSQPVAASLQPSSSGAKWRTTAGAKGKKPKPSLQYPFTGPSGRGQVTNRSSSGALATTEHAEPAAYDPLIGRKVMTRWPEDNNFYEAVITDYNAREGLHALVYDMNTMNETWEWVNVKEIPPEYIRWEGEDPGVSNRVGRGEPSPGSKKPMDRNGSIPGAGRGRGSSKNYSEDCSSAQNGIGKKAFDDIEILHTQTLLKEVERVVGASHPDPLEIEKAKKVLKEHEQSLIDAIARLADASDGESEEGEDLTWKIDGKGPGVETHASH, from the exons ATGGAGAGTGAAATACATCGACTTGAGCAAGAGGCATACAGTTCAGTTCTTCGGGCATTTAAGGCCCAATCTGATGCCCTTAATTGG GAGAAGGAAAGTCTAATTACCGAACTTAGGAAAGAGTTGAAGTTATCTGATGAGGAACATAGAGAATTGTTAAGCAGGGTCAATGCAGATGACACCATCTGGAGAATAAG GCACTGGAGACAGGCAGGTGGGCTCCAATCTAATTTACTAAATAATGCTCAGCCTGTTCATGACCCGGCACCGAGTCCTACTGATTCAGCTTCTCGCAAAAGGCAAAAGACAACGATACCTTCCCAATCTTTGGGTGCATCATCCCCAGTGCTGCACTCCCAACCAGTTGCTGCTTCCCTGCAGCCATCATCATCAGGTGCAAAGTGGAGAACTACAGCAGGAGCCAAGGGCAAGAAGCCAAAACCC TCCTTGCAGTACCCTTTTACAGGTCCAAGTGGAAGGGGCCAGGTAACAAACAGGAGTTCTTCTGGTGCTCTTGCAACAACTGAACATGCTGAACCTGCGGCATATGATCCACTGATTGGGCGGAAGGTCATGACGAGGTGGCCTGAAGATAATAACTTCTATGAGGCTGTTATAACAGATTATAATGCTCGTGAG GGTTTACATGCTCTTGTTTATGATATGAACACAATGAATGAAACGTGGGAATGGGTCAATGTCAAAGAG ATTCCTCCTGAATACATCCGATGGGAAGGTGAGGATCCAGGCGTCTCAAATCGAGTTGGTCGAGGTGAACCCAGCCCAGGATCTAAGAAGCCTATGGACCGCAATGGGTCCATTCCAGGtgcaggaagaggaagagggtcCTCGAAGAATTATTCAGAAGATTGTTCCTCAGCACAAAATGGCATTGGGAAGAAGGCATTTGATGACATAGAAATACTTCACACACAGACTCTCCTAAAGGAG GTGGAAAGGGTTGTTGGTGCAAGCCACCCAGATCCTCTTGAAATTGAAAAGGCAAAGAAAGTGCTGAAA GAGCACGAACAATCACTAATTGATGCGATTGCAAGGCTTGCTGATGCATCTGATGGTGAAAGTG AGGAGGGCGAGGACCTCACCTGGAAGATTGATGGAAAGGGACCGGGCGTGGAAACACATGCATCACACTAG